A genomic region of Alnus glutinosa chromosome 11, dhAlnGlut1.1, whole genome shotgun sequence contains the following coding sequences:
- the LOC133881176 gene encoding disease resistance protein RPP2B-like — protein sequence MAFSMSPRRDSRLHCHKTVLGSLVHENCTHLSKSDFIVILNCFSTLFELDLSRSDVVSVPACIKRFVSLCFLTLVDCKQLQVDLPPNIEHISAKGCISLESFPEVSKEYQFHTSELRALYWIDLSKCYKMHLNIRDMVANSLLGKVHFKREFGDYFGGGISFPGNTIPDSFSHLKETSYGTTCEIDINGLPPLDEIKGIVFCAVIGPIFGIPPDTTHAPGDFTIRNKDIGIDDRHRF from the exons ATGGCCTTTTCAATGAGCCCAAGGAGGGATTCAAG ACTACATTGCCATAAAACTGTACTGGGATCTTTGGTTCATGAAAACTGTACGCACCTatcaaaatcagatttcattGTGATACTTAATTGCTTCTCCACTTTATTTGAGTTAGATCTATCAAGGAGTGATGTTGTTAGTGTGCCTGCTTGCATCAAAAGATTTGTTAGTTTGTGCTTTCTTACATTGGTGGATTGCAAGCAACTTCAAGTAGATCTTCCACCAAATATAGAACATATATCTGCTAAAGGATGTATTTCATTGGAAAGTTTTCCAGAAGTATCAAAAGAATATCAATTCCATACAAGCGAGTTACGAGCGTTGTATTGGATTGACTTGTCCAAATGCTATAAAATGCATTTGAATATACGGGATATGGTGGCAAATTCTTTATTGGGTAAg GTACATTTTAAGAGAGAATTTGGGGACTATTTTGGTGGTGGAATTTCATTTCCGGGAAATACAATACCGGACTCGTTCAGCCATCTCAAGGAGACTTCATATGGTACCACATGTGAAATAGATATTAACGGGCTCCCGCCATTAGATGAGATCAAAGGAATTGTTTTTTGTGCTGTTATTGGACCCATTTTTGGGATCCCCCCAGACACAACCCATGCTCCTGGTGATTTTACGATCAGAAATAAAGATATAGGAATTGATGATAGACACAGATTTTGA
- the LOC133881799 gene encoding rust resistance kinase Lr10-like: MTIDYGIFIAAKVVLGTPCVIVFLICKWRRRHLSSYDAVEEFLQSHNNLMPIRYSYSEIKKMTKNFNDKLGEGGYGTVFKGTLRSGRLVAIKMLSKSKANGQDFINEVATIGRIHHINVVQLIGFCVERSKRALVYEFMPNGSLNKYIFSPEASTLLSYDKMYDIAIGVARGIEYLHQGCDMQILHFDIKPHNIILDENFTPKVSDFGLAKLYPADDNIVSLTAARGTLGYMAPELFYKNIGGVSYKADVYSFGMLLMEMAGRRKNINAVAEHTSQIYFPTWVYDQLNDGKDIEIEDATDEEKKIGKKMIIVALWCIQMMPSDRPSMNKVVQMLEGEVECLQMPSKPFLSSLERIITGGGENSNQSNESSQSSQF, translated from the exons ATGACCATCGACTACG GAATATTCATTGCAGCAAAAGTTGTGTTGGGGACTCCCTGTGTGATTGTGTTTTTGATATGTAAATGGCGTAGGAGGCATTTATCGTCGTATGATGCCGTTGAAGAATTTTTGCAAAGCCACAATAACCTCATGCCAATAAGATACTCTTACTCTGAAATTAAGAAGATGACCAAAAATTTCAATGACAAATTGGGTGAAGGAGGCTATGGCACCGTATTTAAAGGAACACTTCGAAGTGGCCGGCTTGTAGCTATAAAGATGCTAAGTAAGTCCAAAGCTAATGGGCAAGACTTTATAAATGAAGTTGCGACTATTGGAAGGATTCACCATATTAATGTAGTGCAACTTATTGGTTTTTGCGTTGAAAGATCAAAGCGGGCTCTCGTATATGAGTTCATGCCTAATGGCTcattgaataaatatatattttcgcCAGAAGCAAGTACCCTCTTAAGCTATGACAAAATGTATGATATAGCTATAGGAGTTGCTCGTGGAATTGAATATCTACATCAAGGATGTGACATGCAGATTTTGCATTTTGATATCAAGCCTCACAACATTATTCTTGATGAGAATTTTACTCCCAAAGTTTCTGACTTTGGCCTCGCAAAGTTATATCCAGCTGATGATAACATTGTTTCTTTGACTGCTGCAAGAGGGACGTTAGGATACATGGCTCCTGAGTTGTTCTACAAAAATATTGGAGGTGTTTCATACAAAGCTGATGTTTATAGTTTTGGAATGTTATTGATGGAAATGGCTGGTAGAAGAAAGAACATAAATGCAGTTGCAGAACACACAAGCCAGATATATTTCCCTACTTGGGTCTATGACCAATTGAATGATGGAAAAGACATAGAAATTGAAGACGCCACagatgaggaaaagaaaataggcAAAAAGATGATCATTGTCGCATTATGGTGTATACAGATGATGCCTAGTGATCGCCCTTCAATGAACAAAGTTGTACAAATGCTTGAAGGAGAAGTTGAATGCTTACAAATGCCTTCCAAGCCTTTCCTATCATCACTAGAGAGAATCATAACTGGTGGTGGAGAGAATTCGAAtcaatcaaatgaatcaagCCAATCATCTCAGTTTTGA